AAGATATTATATCCGAAGTAACCcataattatgaataaatatAAAAGATACAATGTCAGAGAGAAATCCTGCATGTTATGTATTAGATCAACTCATTAAAAATATGGAACTaagtttctttcaaaaaaaaaaaaaaaaaaaaaactcattaaaATATGGATAAAAAAagggaattttacaaaaatactgcttttggaccaaaactttacatttatactgggacacggcaaaaacAATATTTTTACTGCTCCAGCCCAATTTcattacttttgtactgcccaagcccaacatCATTTCATTTCTACTGTGAACAGTAAAACACACGGGAAACAACCTTGTTCGTGTGTGGGGAGACGCCGGAGAcggaaatcaccaagaaaaaaccattaaatCCGGCGAAGAGTTTTTTGAAAAGGAATCAGAATTGAAGAACAAGACGTACAGAAAACTGTCCCAACAAAATAACAGAGGTAAACACaacaaacccaaaaaataatttaattcttaagaaaccaaaaaaaattaaaaataaaaaaaaaacaagatttaGATCTGaagttttaaacaaaaaaacgaAAACACAACTgtgatattctttaatttatgaTGCAAAAACATAAATGAGGGTTGTTCTATTGTTAATTTGACGTTTGTAACACAAAATGATttcggaaaaaaaaaatcgataaattagtacaattattcaaacACAACATCAGGGTTGTTCTAATGTTGTTTTGCGGTCAGTACTACAACAACATTCATACATATATGTATcagacaaatataataataaaaacttaaaaaaaaataatgggtaTTTCTGtttggttgtttttgtgttgttttattgttgttattttattttttttgttgattttttttttgttgttttgctattgttttattgttgttgtactATTGTTTTAACATTAAATAAGACCCTGGAATGACAGGTAATGGAACGACTACCAGTACTCATCaagagcaatggacaatggAATGAAGATCACAATTATGTGAACTATGTGGCTAGTGGAGAATTCATACCAACAAAATGCAAGTACGAAGAGCTACTGCAAATACTGGTTACTTCATTGGGGTGCGAAAACACCAGCACAACACTACAAATACAGTACCAAGCTAAAGAAGGAATACCACCGATCAAAATATGCAACGATCGAAGCCTCTACTTTTACTTGGAATTGAAAATGAAGGAAACAGATTTCACGACATATCCACTATGTGTCAACCAACAAAACAACAACACAACTCCTGCTGCAACACCAAATTCGATATCCACAACAACACCGAATGAATATAATGTGGCAATGAtcgaaaacaacacaacaacgcttgaaaacaacataacaacAACAGAATCATACACAACGGGACAGCAAACGGAAGAAGGGGAAAAGTCGAAACAATAGAAGATGAGGAGGACAAATTCGACATAATTGACTATGCAAATGCGGATTTCTTTGAAGAAATGGTAGAAAAACttgaaaacaccagtaaaaaatTGGATCAAGAAATCGACATCAACAATGCAAAGTTAATAACAGACAAGCAACACCCCGAAGTGGAAAAAGGACAggcatacaaagacaaagaaactcTAAAAAATGTCCTCAGCTACTACGCAATCAAAAACAACTTTCAGTACAAAGTGTGGAAGTCCTGCTCTCAAGAATACAGTCTGAAATGTGTTTACGAAAGCTGCAATTGGTCACTAAGAGCATCGAGAAATGGGCCAACAAACACATTCATAATCAGGAGGTtggtttttaatagttttttaatgttgtttttgttgtcagCCTTAACAAATGACCTGTTTTCACAATTTGTACTGAAATACACATGTTTGGTATCTGCAACAggtttgttttaatagttttttaatgttgtttttgttgtttttttttttcaataggtTCTCAAATATGCACACATGCCCCATAAATATAAGGCATGAAGACCAAAGGCAAGCAACATCGAAACTGATAGGGGAATGCATAAAACCGAAGTTCTTGAACATAAAGACCAAGGCAACAGCGATGGACATAAAAGGGGAGTTGAAATACAGATTTGGCATCAAAATGAACTATATGAAAGCTTCGAGAAGTAAGGAACATGCAGTAAACGACTTGAGAGGTAATGCTAGTGACTCGTACAGCCTAATACCGAGTTTCTTACACATGGTGGAAAAAACAAACCCTGGATCATTTGTGGATCTGAAAACGGCAGAAGACAACAGCTTGCTCTTTGTTTTCATGGCGTTGGATGCATCCATAAAAGGGTGGGGAGCATGCAGACCGATAGTTGTTGTGGACGGAACGTTCCTCAAAGCAGCTTATGGGGGAACTTTGTTGTGCGCATGCACACAAGATGCAGCAGGTCATATTTTTCCACTAGCGTTTTGTGTTGCAGATTCTGAGAATGACCAATCTTGGAAATGgttcttcaaaaaatttaaagaagcgTATGGTGTACGGGAACACCAATGCCTAATTTCGGACGATGAAATGAAAGCCTCATCAAAGCGAGAGAAATCTATCCGAAATTGCACACGATTCTTGCGGTTACCACATTTTGAGCAACCTTAAAACAAGCTTCAAACAACATGCTGCCAAATACAATCTGCCATTCTTTGGAGCAGTGAAAGCCTACACAGAAAAGCAATTCGAGTTCCACATGGCTGAATTGGATGGATTGGACAAACGCATAAGACCTTACCTCAAAAAAATCGGGTATGAAAAGTGGTCAAGAATTCATAGCCAAAACAAGAGGTATTCCACAATGACCTCAAACATATCAGAATCACTGAACGCTGCAAATTTGGCAGCAATGGAGCTACCAATTACAACGCTGCTAGAATGCTTGAGAGCATTGGTGCAACAATGGACGCATACTAATAGGACAAAAGCACACAACACCTTCACTAAGCTATCACCAACTAAAGAAGACATACTGTTGAAAAATTACACATACTCATTGAATCTGgaggtaaaatattaattatgcttttttttttgtagtgttgtAGTGTTGTTGTAGTGCtgttttaatagttttgtatTGTTGTTGTAGGAATTACAActatgtttgatttttttttttttcaataaaatttaaaacaggTTAAAGCAACAACAGATTACTTGTTTGAGGTAACAAGAATGAAAGAATCGTGGGAAGTAGACCTAGAAAAAAGAACATGCACGTGCAACAGGTTCCAAATAGATGAAATGCCATGCGGGCACGCAGTGGCCGTGATGAGGGAGATGAACATGGACCCGTACACCTACTGTTCAGAttactacacaaaaaaaaattggctgGCAACTTATTCAGGGACAGTTTACCCAATAGGACACCAAAGTGAATGGGAGGTACCGGAAGAAGTGAAAAATATTACAGTCTTGCCTCCACATGAAAGAGTAAAATCAGGAAGACCAAAAACATTAAGAAGGAAGGCTGGATGGGAAAGGGATCAACACAACAAGTGCAGCAAATGTGGTGAACTGGggcataacaaaagaacatgcAGCAGAAGACGTAGAAgggaataaaaacaacaacagaacaacagtggaaaaacaaaagaaaactacACATACGTTATGAGAATTAGATATTGAGGAATTTAAATTTCTGAAATACACAGGGAATAcagtttttatttgaaaaacattGATTACATTGGGAATTGTTGATACTCTATATTGGATATTAAAAGATGTTGGATactaaattgaatatatatatgaagtttGTTATTGAAACAGTTTGTGTTTTTAATACTGAAATGAATATTTGGATTCAAAAAAACAGAGaaactataagaaaaaaaaaaacaaaaaaagaatggatgtgaaatgaaaaaacaaacaaCTTTAACATACCAACTTGTttgtacataaaaataataagaaaaaacatacaaaaataaaagattacatATTGTCCACACAAAGCGTAAGGAAAAACAACAGAACACCAATGTTTGTTTACGAAAAACAACATgaaaaacattaaaacaacattaaaaaactataagAACAATGACAGTCTGATTGAAAAAGCAAATCACTTCTTGGGAAGGCTGGGAGGGGCCTCGGATTCACTTTCAATGTTCTCAGTTTGCTTCTTCATCCCATAATGATAAAATAACGCAGCCAAACGATCGCGGTGAATTTCCACATCAAAATCAGAGGATGGGATGGGTTTGCCATCAATGAAATACTCAGCAAATGATGCAACAAAAACACCACAAtcactggaaaaaaaaaacaataaaacacaaaaaaagacactatgagaacactgataaaaaacaaagtcaacaacaaaaaaataaaaatacaaacaaccaGTGAAAAAACATTGAACACTAAACATAAAACTTACGCTGTGACATGCTCGGGTAAATCATCAACAGCAACAATAGGGAACGGTTCCATAGTGCTAAACTTAGTTTCGTTGCGAAGGCCTATGAAGTCTAACATAGAGAAGTAATATGGTAAAATAACAGAGAAAGGCTTGCAAGCCTCTTTGGCGACGATCATATACCT
This region of Cannabis sativa cultivar Pink pepper isolate KNU-18-1 chromosome 7, ASM2916894v1, whole genome shotgun sequence genomic DNA includes:
- the LOC133039641 gene encoding uncharacterized protein LOC133039641; the protein is MVEKLENTSKKLDQEIDINNAKLITDKQHPEVEKGQAYKDKETLKNVLSYYAIKNNFQYKVWKSCSQEYSLKCVYESCNWSLRASRNGPTNTFIIRRFSNMHTCPINIRHEDQRQATSKLIGECIKPKFLNIKTKATAMDIKGELKYRFGIKMNYMKASRSKEHAVNDLRGNASDSYSLIPSFLHMVEKTNPGSFVDLKTAEDNSLLFVFMALDASIKGWGACRPIVVVDGTFLKAAYGGTLLCACTQDAAGHIFPLAFCVADSENDQSWKWFFKKFKEAYGVREHQCLISDDEMKASSKREKSIRNCTRFLRLPHFEQP